A genomic segment from Equus przewalskii isolate Varuska chromosome X, EquPr2, whole genome shotgun sequence encodes:
- the MID1IP1 gene encoding mid1-interacting protein 1, which produces MMQICDTYNQKHSLFNAMNRFIGAVNNMDQTVMVPSLLRDVPLAEPGLDNDVSVEVGGSGGCLEERTPPAPSPGSANGSFFAPSRDMYSHYMLLKSIRNDIEWGVLHQPPPAGSEEGSTWKSKDILVDLSHLEGADTGEEDLEQQFHYHLRGLHTVLSKLTRKANILTNRYKQEIGFSNWGH; this is translated from the coding sequence ATGATGCAAATCTGCGACACCTACAACCAGAAGCACTCGCTCTTTAACGCCATGAACCGCTTCATCGGTGCCGTGAACAACATGGACCAGACGGTGATGGTGCCCAGCCTGCTACGCGACGTGCCCCTGGCCGAGCCCGGGCTGGATAACGACGTCAGCGTGGAGGTAGGCGGCAGTGGCGGCTGCCTGGAGGAGCGCACGCCCCCGGCCCCCAGTCCCGGCAGCGCCAATGGCAGCTTTTTCGCGCCCTCCCGGGACATGTACAGCCACTACATGCTGCTCAAGTCCATCCGCAACGACATCGAGTGGGGGGTCCTTCACCAGCCGCCGCCGGCGGGGAGCGAGGAGGGCAGCACCTGGAAGTCCAAGGACATCCTGGTGGACCTGAGCCACCTGGAGGGCGCGGACACCGGCGAGGAGGACCTGGAACAGCAGTTCCACTACCACCTGCGCGGGCTGCACACTGTGCTCTCCAAACTCACACGCAAAGCCAACATCCTCACTAACAGATACAAGCAGGAGATCGGCTTCAGCAATTGGGGCCACTGA